The following nucleotide sequence is from Mycobacterium sp. Z3061.
ATCGATCCGAAGTCGTTGCGCGACAGAGAGATCCGTTAGTGAAGCTCAGAACACCGCTGACCGAGCTGGTCGGCATCGAGCACCCGGTGGTGCAGACCGGGATGGGCTGGGTGGCCGGCGCGCGGCTGGTGTCGGCGACGGCCAACGCCGGCGGGTTGGGCATCCTGGCCTCGGCCACCATGACACTGGACGAGCTGGCCACCGCCATCGGCAAGGTCAAAGCCGCCACCGACAAGCCGTTCGGCGTCAACATCCGCGCCGATGCCGCCGACGCCGGCGATCGCGTCGAACTGATGATTCGCGAGGGCGTCAAGGTCGCGTCGTTCGCGCTGGCGCCCAAGCCCGAATTGATCGCCCGCCTCAAAGAGGCCGGCGCGGTGGTTGTTCCGTCGATCGGTGCGGCCAAGCATGCCCGCAAGGTGGCCGGCTGGGGCGCCGACGCGATGATCGTGCAGGGCGGCGAAGGCGGCGGGCACACCGGCCCGGTCGCCACCACCCTGCTGCTGCCGTCCGTCCTGGACGCGGTCAAGGGCACCGGCATCCCGGTGATCGCCGCCGGCGGTTTCTTCGACGGACGCGGACTGGCAGCGGCACTTTCCTACGGCGCGGCCGGGGTGGCGATGGGCACCCGCTTCCTGCTCACGTCGGATTCCACGGTGCCCGACGCCGTCAAGCGGCGATACCTGGAGTCGGCCCTGGACGGCACGGTGGTCACCACCCGCGTCGACGGCATGCCGCACCGGGTGCTGCGGACCGGCCTGGTCGAGAAGCTGGAAAGCGGTTCGCGGGCAAGGGGTTTCACCGCCGCGGTACGCAACGCCGCCAAATTCAAGCAGATGTCGCAGATGAGCTGGCGGTCGATGATCACCGACGGCCTGGCCATGCGGCACGGCAAGGAACTCACCTGGTCACAGGTGGTGATGGCGGCCAACACCCCGATGCTGCTCAAGGCCGGACTGGTCGAGGGCAACACCGACGCCGGTGTCCTGGCGTCCGGGCAGGTGGCCGGCATCCTGGACGACCTGCCGTCATGCGCCGAGTTGATCGAGTCGATCGTGGCCGAGGCGATCGAGCATCTTCAGGCCGCATCGAAGCTAGTGGAGTAGTTGACGCGTGTCGACTAGGCTCTTTCAGCTATGTCGACCGTCGAGCAGGAACAAGCGACCTCCGGGTCCGCCGCGACGCACGCACTGCCCGATCCGGGTGAAGCGGTGCCCAAGCTTGCGCTACCCACGATCGGGATCTTCCTCGCGTCCCTGACCGCCTTTGTGACCTGCACAGTCGGCTACATCAACGGATGGTCACCCTGGTGGGTGACCATTCCGGTGAACGCCGCGGTGACGTTCGTGATGTTCACCGTCGTGCACGACGCGTCGCATTACTCGATCAGCTCGGTTCGCTGGGTCAACGGCCTGATGGGGCGGCTCGCCTGGCTCTTCGTCGGTCCGGTCGTCGCGTTCCCGTCGTTCGGGTACATCCACATCCAGCATCACCGGCACTCCAACGACGACGACCAGGACCCGGACACCTTCGCCTCGCACGGCAAGTGGTGGCAGTTGCCGTTGCGCTGGTCGATGGTGGAGTACTTCTACCTGCGCTACTACCTGCCGCGCGCCCGCAGCCGCCCGGTCATCGAGGTCGCCGAGACGGTGCTGATGATGGTCCTGAGCCTGACCGGGCTGGCCGTGGCCGTCGCGACCGGCAACTTCTGGATCCTGCTCGTCGTATTCCTGATCCCACAGCGCATCGGGCTGACCATCCTGGCGTGGTGGTTCGACTGGCTGCCCCACCACGGACTCGAAGACACGCAGCGCACCAACCGCTACCGGGCGACCCGCAATCGCGTCGGCGCCGAATGGCTGTTCACTCCGGTTCTGCTGTCGCAGAACTACCACCTGGTGCATCACCTGCACCCGTCGGTGCCCTTCTACCGCTACCTGCGGACGTGGAAGCGCAACGAAGAGGCTTACCTGGAGCGCAACGCCGCCATCAACACGGTCTTCGGCCAGCAGCTCAACCCCGACGAGTACCGGGAGTGGAAGGAACTCAACGGCCGGCTGTCCAAGCTGCTTCCGGTGCGAATGCCCTCGCGATCCAGTTCGCCGCACGCCGTGCTGCACCGCATCCCGGTCGCGTCGGTAGACCCCATCACCGCCGACAGCACCCTGGTCACCTTCGCCGTGCCCGAGGACCTGCAGGACGCGTTCCGGTTCGAACCGGGCCAGCATGTCACGGTGGTGGGCGCTGAAGGCGTTCGTCGCAACTACTCAATCTGCGCGCCGGCAACGCGCGCGCAGCTGCGGATCGCGGTCAAACACATTCCCGGCGGCGCTTTCTCGACGTATGTGGCTGAGCAACTCAAGGCCGGTGATGTGCTCGAGCTGATGACGCCGACCGGCCGGTTCGGCACCCCGCTGCATCCCTTGCACCGCAAGCACTACGTCGGCCTGGTGGCCGGCAGCGGTATTACGCCGGTGTTGTCAATCGTGGCAACGACTTTGGAGATCGAGACGGAGAGTCGGTTCACGCTGATCTATGGCAACCGCACCAAGGAATCGACGATGTTCCGCGCCGAACTGGACCGCCTCGAGTCGCGTTATGCCGACCGGCTGGAAGTCCTGCACGTGCTGTCTGGGGAGTCGTTGCACGCTCCGGAGCTGCGTGGCCGGATCGACCGCGACAAACTGAACCTGTGGCTGACCGGCAACCTGCAGCCGGACCACGTCGACGAGTGGTTCATCTGCGGCCCGATGGAGATGACCACCGCCGTTCGCGAGACGTTGCTGGAGCACCGGGTGGACGCCGAGCGCATTCACCTGGAGCTTTTCCACGGCTTCGAAACTGGTTCTGCCGCACAGCATTCCTATGAGAGCGCGACGGTGACGTTCCGGCTGTCCGGGAAGCAGTGGACGTACGATCTGACCCCCGGCGACTCGATCCTCGAGGGCGCGCTGCAGGTGCGCGACGACGCGCCGTATGCCTGCATGGGCGGCGCGTGCGGAACCTGCCGGGCGAAGTTGATCGAGGGCAATGTCGAGATGGACCACAACTTCGCGCTCGGGCAGGCCGAGCTGGACGCCGGTTACATCCTTACTTGCCAGTCGCATCCGACCACGCCGTTCGTCTCGGTCGACTACGACGCCTGAGGATCGCTTCTCCCGTTTCGCCGAGTGTGAATCGCACGACGCGACACGCCGCCAGAGCGTCGTCGAATTCCCACTCGCGGGAGTGACCGGCGCCATCGCCTTCCGGGCGCCACTCGCACCCCGAGTCCTTTGCCGAGCGTGAATTCTGCGACACAACACGCCGATTCGGCGTCATAGAATTCACACTGGCGCGGCGTGCGGGGTCGCGGGGGCCCGGGGTCACCAGCGCCATCCGGCAGCCTGCATCGCCGCGACAACCCGGCTGACGAATGTCGCCTCCCGGTAGCGGAGCAGGTCGCTGCTCACCCTGACGATTTTCCAGCCCAAATCGGCCAACGCGGTATACCGGTCGATGTCCCGGTCACGTTGGTCCGAGTCCGTCCAGTGCTGCGGCCCGTCGTACTCGATACCGACGCGCAGCTCCTCGTAGCCCATGTCGACACGCGCCACGAAGTACCCGTATTCGCCGCATACCCTGACCTGCGTCTGGGGTTTCGGCAGCCCCGCATCGATCAACGCCAATCGGGTCCGCGTCTCCTGCGGTGATTCGGCCCCTCCGTCGACCAACGGCAATATCCGGCGAAGTCTCACCAGACCACGCGCGCCTCGATGCTCGGCGATCACAGCTTCCACGTCGGCAACCTTCAGATCGGTCGCGTTCACGAGAGCATCGAGGCGCTGGACCGCGTGCAACCGCGTAGCGGTTCGTCTGCCGATATCGAAGGCTGTGCGCGCGGGGGTGGTCACCGTAATTCCTTCTACGGTCAGCACTTCGTGCGGCGCAAGGGTATCGCTATGAACCACGATGCGCGGCGGCGGTTTTCGATTGTCGTGCACCAGCTCGGCATCGAGTGACGGGCTGACCCATTTAGCGCCGAGTAGTGCTGCCGCCGAGTTGCCGGCGACCACCGCACGACGGCGTGACCACAACCACGCGGCATGCGCGCGCTGGCCGGCTGTCAGCTCGATGCCGGCCGCGCCGTAGACGCCGGGGTAAACGGGCTCGTACAGCGTCCGCATGGCGCGCTCGGGAATGACCCCAGCAGCTAGCGCTTCAACGCCGAGAAACGGCCAGTCCATCTGCGGATGCTGTCACCCGACGGACGATCCCCGCGGTCGCCCATCCCCACCCCGCCCGAGTGTGAACTTCACGACGCGACTCGCCGAGGAAGCGTCGTGAAACTCGCACTCGGCGCCGAAGGGAGGGTCTCAGAGACGCTCGATGATGGTCACGTTCGCGGTGCCGCCACCCTCGCACATCGTCTGCAGCCCGTAGCGGCCACCGATGCGCTCCAGGGTGTTCAGCATGGTGGTGAACAGCTTGGCGCCAGTGGCGCCCAACGGGTGCCCGAGTGCGATCGCGCCGCCGTTGGGGTTGACCCTCTCCGGGTCCGCTTTGATCTCCTTGAGCCAGGCCATGACAACCGGTGCGAACGCCTCGTTGATCTCGACGGTGTCGATGTCGTCGATGGACAGGCCCGTCTTCTCCAGCGCGTAACGGGTGGCCGGGATGGGCCCGGTGAGCATGAACACCGGGTCGGCACCGCGGGTGCTGATGTGGTGGATGCGGGCGCGCGGCGTCAGACCGTGATCTTTGACGGCCTGCTCGGACGCCAGCAGCACTGCGGATGCTCCGTCGGAAATCTGGCTGGCCATCGCCGCGGTCAACCGGCCGCCTTCGACCAGCGTCTTCAATCCGGCCATTTTCTCCAACGACGATTCCCGCGGGCCTTCGTCCACCCGGAAAGCACCGGTTTCGGTTTCGACAGAGAGGATCTCGTTGTCGAAGTTGCCGCCGCGGATCGCCGCGAATGCCCTTTCGTGGCTATTGAGCGAGTACTGCTCCATCTCTTCCCGCGACAGGTTCCACTTCTCGGCGATCATCTCCGAACCGCGGAACTGCGAGATCTCCTGGTCGCCGTACCTGTGCAGCCACTGCTTGGATTCGTTTGTGGGCGAGGTGAATCCGAACTGCTCGCCGACGGTCATCGCCGACGAGATCGGGATCTGGCTCATGTTCTGCATGCCACCGGCCACAATCAGATCCGCGGTGCCCGACATAATCGCTTGCGCGCCAAAAGAAATGGCCTGCTGGCTGGAGCCGCACTGCCGGTCGACGGTGACACCCGGCACCTCTTCCGGATAGCCGGCGGCCAGCCACGACAGGCGCGCGATGTTTCCGGCCTGGCCGCCGATGGCGTCCACGCAACCGGCGATCACGTCGTCGACGGCGGCCGGGTCGACGTCCACCCGGTCCAGCAGTCCACGCCACCCGAGGGCACCGAGGTCGACGGGATGAACACCGGCCAACCCGCCCCCACGCTTGCCAACCGCGGTACGCACCGCGTCGATGACATAGGCCTCGGAATACCCAGCCATGTTCAATTCCCTTCTTTCGCGATTCCGCCCAAAACAATGGCGAGATATTTCTGACCCACCTGCTGCGCGGTGAGCGGTCCGCCGGGTTGATACCAGCGCACCGACACCCACGTGGTGTCCCGGATGAAGCGATAGACCAGGTCGACGTCCAGGTCGGGCCGGAAGTAGCCCTCCTCGATGCCCTGGTGGAGCAGGTCGACCCACATCTTGCGCTGCTGCTTGTTGCGCTCGTCAAGGTAGGAAAATCGTGGTTGCGACGAAAGTCGTTGCGCCTCATCCTGATAGATGACGACCTGGGCGTGCCGATGCTCGATCGCTTCGAACGACGCCATGAACAAGCCCTTGAGTCGTTCCAGTGGGTTGGGTTCGTTGGCGACGATCTCGCGATAGCGTGCGAACAACCAGTCCAGGAACCCGCGCAGCAGCTCGTCGACCATCTCCTCCTTGGAGGCGAAGTGGTGGTAGAGACTGCCGGACAGGATGCCGGCCCCGTCGGCGATGTCGCGCACGGTCGTAGCGCGTAAGCCGCGTTCGGCGAACATCACCGCGGCGAGTCCCAGCAACTCGTCTCGGCGACTGTTAGCCTGGCCGGCCACGCGCTCCACCGGAACAGGATATCAACCAAGCGCTTGCTCGGCCAACGGCGGGGTCCGCGACGCGCCCGTCAAATTCATAGAAAACCCCCACGAATCGGCTCCGCAAACCGTTAGGGTCTGCCGTGACGGGCAGATTCGGCCAACGGGCGGCGGAGTCACTGGGGACGTTGTTGTGGTGAATTTTGCGGCGTTACCGCCGGAGATCAACTCTCTGCAGATGCTGGTCGGCGCGGGTTCTGCGCCCCTGCTGCAAGCCTCTACCGCCTGGTCGGGACTCGCCGACGAATTGAGTTCAGCGGCAGACTCTTTCACTAAATTGACCGCCAACCTGGCCGGCCAGGCCTGGCAGGGTCCTGCGGCGGAGGCCATGGTGGCCGCTGCGGGTCCATATTCTGCGTTTCTGAAAGTCGCCTCGGCCAAAGCCCACGGCAAAGCCGCCCAGGCCAAAGTGGTCGCCGGCGAGTTCGAGGCGGCGAGGGCCGCGATCATCCACCCTGAGGCCATCGCGGCGAACCGGAGCGCCTTCGTGCAGCTCATTCGCTCGAACCTGCTCGGGCTCAACGCGCCGGCGATCGCGGCCGTGGAAAGCATCTACGACCAGTTCTGGGCAGCCGACGTCGCCGCGCTGAGCAGCTACCACGCCGGCGCGTCGGCCGCCGCCGCACAGCTGGCGCCGTGGGCGGCCGCGATACCGGGCCTGGAAAACCTGGGTCTGGGCAACAACGGCACCGGCAACATCGGCAGTGGAAACCTCGGCAACGCCAACATCGGCAACGGGAACACCGGGGATGCCAACTTCGGTGGCGGCAACCGCGGCAACGCGAATCTGGGCAGCGGAAACGCCGGCAACGGCAACACCGGACTCGGCAACGGTGGCGCGGGCAACATCGGTCTGGGCAATCGTGGGCTGAGCGCCACTACCGGTAACAACATCGGGATGGGCAACATCGGCATCGGCAATGCCGGCATCGGCAACATCGGCAACGCCAACCAGGGCGGCGGCAACACCGGCAACAACAACATCGGCGGCGGCAACACCGGCAACAACAATCTGGGTTTCGGCAACACCGGTAACAACAACATCGGAATCGGCCTCACCGGGGACAATCAGCGTGGCATCAACCTTGCCGGCCTGCTCAACTCCGGTAGCGGCAACATTGGCATCGGCAACTCGGGCAACAACAACATCGGCTTCTTCAACTCCGGCAACGGCAACGTCGGCTTCTTCAGTTCCGGCATCAACACCGCCGACCCTGGCGCCCTCAACAGCATCGGTTTCGGCAATGCCGGTGTCGGCAACATCGGCTTCGGCAACAACGGAAGCGGCAACTTCGGATTCGGCAACTCTGGCACGTTGAACACCGGCATCGGTAACGCAGGCGGGTACAGCACCGGCTTCGGCAACACGGGTCAGGTCAACACCGGGTTCGAAAACTCGGGCAACTGGAACACCGGCGCCGAGAACGCGGGGTCCGCCAACACCGGTCTGTGGAATTCCGGCAACCTGAACACCGGCGCCGGAATCATCACCAATTCCGGTGCTACGAACTCCGGCTTCAACAACACGGGCACTAACGTCTCGGGCTTCAACAACACGGCGGTGGGTGGCGGTCAGATGTCCGGCTTCTTCAATTCCGTCAGCGGAGGCTCGGCGGCGAACAATCGGGTTTCCGGTTTCTTCAACAACGCCGTCACGGGACCGCTGAACGGTAATCCGTCGGGCGTCCTGGCCGGCTTCACCTCCGGCTTCTTCAACATGGGCACCGGGCTGGCCGGATTCTTCAGCATCACGCAACTGCTAAAGAACATTTAAATTCATTTTCGCCCGGTGCCCCGCGGGCCATCGGACAAGATCAATTGTGCCGAGCCTGACGGTGGTCAGCAGCAACCGCGAGCCGCCGGTTAAAGCCGCGGAACGCACTCTCCATCTAGAAATTGCGGGACTTTCAGCAAAACGACACATGTTCAACAGCGGAGTCGTATCGTCTGTCGCGTCGGGTAAGGCACCGTCATATATGACGGGGTTAACGGAGGTCAGCGCTGTGAACTTTTCGGTCCTTCCACCAGAGATCAACTCTTTGCGGATGTTCCTCGGCGCTGGGTCAGCGCCCATGCTCGAAGCCTCGGCGGCGTGGTCGGGTCTGGCCGAAGAACTGGGATCCGCGGCCGACTCGTTTTCCTCGGTGACCGCCGGGCTGACCAGCCAGGCCTGGCAAGGCCCGGCAGCGGCGGCGATGACCAAAGCAGCCGCCCCTTACTCCACATTCCTGCGGGCCGCTTCCAGTCGCGCCCTCACCGCCTCCGTCGGCGCCAAAGAGATCGCCAGCATTTACGAGGCGTGCAAGTCCGCCATCGTCCATCCCGAGGTCATCGCGGCCAACCGGAAAGCCTTCGTCCAAGCGGTCCGCACCAACGTCTTTGGATTCAATGCACCGTTCATCGCCGCTGCCGAAGCTGCCTATGAGGAATTCTGGGCCACCGATGTCGCCGCAATGGTCGGCTACCACGGCGGAGCTTCAACAGTGGCCGCGCAACTGTCGTCCTGGCAGCAGACGCTGAAGGGCCTGCCCGGTATCGGACAGCTGTTGGGCGGCACCCCGGGCGCAGCGACAGCCGCCCCGGGGGACCCGAACATCGGCATCGGCAATAAGGGCGGCGGCCTCAACGTCGGCAACGGCAACACCGGCAACAACAACATCGGTAATGGAAACAAGGGCAATCTGAACTTCGGTGGCGGAAACACCGGCAACTCCAACATCGGCAGCGGCAACAGAGGCTTCAATTCCGGGGGAGCGGGAAACAACAACTGGGGCTTCGGGAACTTCGGTAACGACAACATCGGCTTCGGAAACCGCGGCAACACCGCCAGCAGCTCCAACCCTGGCGCTAACTTCGGCATAGGAAACTTCGGCAACGGGAACTTCGGTCTCGGCAACCGTGGCGACCTCAATGTCGGCGGTGGCAATACCGGGAATGGCAATGTCGGGTTCGGGCTCACCGGGAACAAGTTGGTCGGTGTCGGCGGGGCTTACTTCGACTCGATCAACGGAACCTTCCACTTCGACGGCTTGAACTCCGGCACCGGCAACATCGGTTTGTTCAACTCTGGTACCAACAACATCGGTTTCTTTAATTCGGGCGACGGGAATGTCGGCCTCTTCAGTTCTGGCTTCCACGCGGCGTCCGATCCTAGCTTCGGCAAGATTCAAAGCCTGGGCATCGGTAACTCAGGCTTCGGCAACATCGGCATCGGAAACACCGGCAGCGGAAACTTCGGCTTGGCGAACTCGGGTCAACTCAACACCGGCTTCGGCAACTCGGGCGGCGAGAATACTGGTTTCGGCAACTCGGGCAGCCTGAACACGGGTTGGAACAACTCGGGCAGTTTCAACACGCTGGACGGGAACTCGGGCAACACAAACACCGGACTCTGGAATTCAGGCAACTTCAACACCGGGGTAGGGTCGAGTACGGACGTTGCGGCTACTACGTCGGGCTTCGGCAACACAGGCACTAACGTCTCCGGCTTCAACAACACGCCTACGGGGCCGAACGCGGGCAACGTATCCGGGTTCTTCAACAAGGCCAGTGGTGGAAGTCTCTCGAACGGCAGCATTTCGGGATTGTTCAACACGGGCGTCACGGGTCCCCTTCCGCCGTTCCCGAGCGGGTTCATCAGCGGGGCCAACAGTGGCTTCTTCAACTCAGGCACTGCGGTCGCGGGCTTCTTCAGCCTCACCCAGCTGCTGAAGAACCTGTAACACAGTCGCGTACCGAACGGCTGAGAATGCTCGCCGAGGCACCCCGCCTTGGCGAGCATTCTTTGGTGACGCTGTAGGCAGCCGCGGCTTTGCAATGGGCTGACTGACGAACTGACCACAGCTGCAGCATCTTTCACCTCGGTGACAGCAGGACTGACGGGACAGGCATGGCAGGGGGCAACGGCAATTCGGGCCTTGCCAACACCGGTTTCTGGAACTCGGGCAGCGTCTTTAACACCGCCAGCGGCGGCTCGGCCCTCAACGGCTACAGCTCCGGCTTCTCCAACACCGGCGTCCCTCGCACCGGCTACCTGTCGTAAGTGGCCGGGCTGAACTCCGGTCTGTTCAATCGGGGCTGCGGAATCTCCGGAATCTTCAACCTAACCGGCCCTGACCCGTACGCCTGCACCCCCCGTCACCTGCGCGAATTAATTAGCCAACATAAACTTTTGCGAAATGCCATGTGGCGTAGCCAAAGTGGCCGTAGTGTCAGCTGAGGTTTACACGACGGTGGTCATGGGGGTCCGCCGCGTATCAGCTGGGGGGCTAAAAGCGTGTCGAACTTTGCGGTGTTGCCGCCTGAGGTCAATTCGTTGCGGATGTTCATCGGCGCGGGCTCGGCGCCGATGATCGAGGCGGCAACAGCCTGGGCCGGTCTGGCCGACGAATTGTCCACCGCCGCGGAGTCGTTCTCAACGGTCACCTCCGGACTTACCGGCCAAGCCTGGCAAGGCCCGGCCGCGGCGGCGATGGCAGCGACTGCGGCGCCGTACGCCGGCTTTCTCAATGCCGCGGCGGCCAAGGCACTGCTCGCGTCCGGTCAAGCCAAAGCGGTGGCAAGCACTTTCGAAACCGCGCGCGCGGCCACGGTCCATCCGCTTGCGGTCGAGGCAAATCGCAATGCATTCGTTCAACTGGTGCGCTCGAACTTCCTGGGACTCAACGCGCCGGCGATCGCGGCGGCCGAGAGCGTCTACGAAGAGATGTGGGCCGCAGACGTCTCGGCGATGTCGGGCTACTACACCGGCGCGTCGGCGGCGATCACCGACCTGATCCCGATTCCCGCTGGGCTGCAACAAATCATCAATACACTGCCCAACCTGGGCCTCGGTAACCTGGGCAACGCCAACATCGGTGGCGGCAACGTCGGTGGCGGCAATGTCGGCAACGGGAACCTCGGCAGCTCAAACCTGGGCGGCGGCAACAACGGCAGCAAGAACATCGGCAGCGGCAACGTCGGCGACGGCAACATCGGTGGCGGCAACTTCGGCCAGAACAACATCGGCTTCGGAAACAGCGGGCTGGGCAACGGTTTTCGGTTCGCCGGCGACGGTGACCACAACGTCGGTTTCGGCAATAGCGGCAACCACAACTTCGGGCTGGGGAACAGTGGCGACCGAAATGTGGGCGGCGGCAACACCGGCAACCACAACATCGGCTTCGGCCTCACCGGCGACAACCTGGTCGGTCTCGGCAACATCTACCTCGACCGGTCGACCGGCCAGTTTGTGTTCAACGGCCTGAACTCCGGCAGCGGCAACATCGGCCTGTTCAACTCCGGCAACAACAACATCGGCTTCTTCAACTCCGGCGACGGCAACGTCGGCCTCTTCAGTTCCGGCTCAAACGCATTCGCGCCGGGCAGCCTGAACAACATCGGCCTGGGCAACTCCGGCACCGGCAACCTCGGACTGGCCAACGCCGCTTACGGCAACACCGGATTCGGCAACGGCGGCAGCGTCAACACCGGCTTCGCCAACGGGGGCAGCGTCAACACCGGCTTCGGCAACGCGGGCAGCTGGAACACCGGCTGGGACAATGCCGGCCTGGCGAACACCGGAACCGGGAACTCGGGTGACGTCAACACCGGGCTGTGGAACTCGGGCGACGCGAACACCTGGGTGGGCGCGACCACCGACAGCGGCGCCACCAATTCCGGTTTCCTGACCGCGGGCGAGGGCACATCGGGATTCTTCAACTTCGCCAGTGGCCCAGCAAGCGGCTTCCTCTCCGGGATCGGGAATATCGCCGGCGGCGCACCCGATGTGAACGGCAGGGGCTCGGGCTTCTTCAACTTCGGCCTCCCGACCCCGGTGAGCACCGATCCCCTCGACGGCGTATCAGCCGGCTTCAACTCCGGACTGCTCAACTTCGGTTCGCAGTTGTCCGGGATCTTCAGCCTCGGCCGCCTGCTGGGCTAGCCTCCCGGCGCGCCGAGAGTGAAATCCAGTACATGACAGGCCGATTGGCCGTCGTGCCGTTCACACTCGGCACCCCGAAACGGCTCAGCGCACGGAGACTTGCGGCGGGTCCTGCGCGACATCGGATTTGACGCTCATGAAGCTCCGGACGACTCCGGTCTTGTCGCCACCCGATTTGGTCCTGGCCGTCAGCGGGAACAGCACGTCGCCGCTGTAACGCGCCTCGAGGTGGTAGGGATCGAAGAAGCTGAGCTTGAGCGCGCTGGTGTCCGGCGGTCCCCAGGTGACGGTGCCGTCCACGATGTCTGGATCGCGGGCACGCTGAGGGCAGTTGGGCGGCGCCAATTGCGTGGACTTCGTGCAGTCGGACAGGGCCGCAGTGATTGCCGACATCGTCGCCGACTGCCCTGCGTCGCTCAGGGCGAAGTCGAAGTCGTTGAAATAGCCGCCCGTCGCCGAGAGCCCGTCGAGTAGATACGGCTTCTTCTGCTTGACAGCAAGATTCGCGTTGTTGCTCGACGCGTCGATGTAGCCCGGGAACACATAAACCGGGGCGGTGCCGACGGGACTGCCGAAGAAGAGCAAGGTCTTGAGCGCGTCATTGTCGACGGTGCCGAGCGGTTCGATCTTGGTCGCCGCGTGCTCGAGCTTCCATGACTTGCCGGACTTCTTGACCGACATCGTGACGTCGGAGGTGTTCTCCCCGAATTTCGCCACGACGTGCACCCGGGCGAATCCCAGGCTGTGCTCGGAGTCGTCGCTGAGTATCTTGACGCCGCTGATGGGCCAGCGCGCAATCTGCTTCTTCAGGATGGCGTCGGTCAGGAATTGGTCGGATCCCGGTTGGTCGCTGCTGTAGCTCAACGCCGCGGCGGCGTCTCCCCGCGCCAGCGCGTCCAGGTACCCCTTCACTGCATCACCGGCTTTACCCGATCCACTGTCGCCGGTCGACGCCAGCGACACGACGAGCACCACTGCGAGGATCACCGCCGCAGCAGCACACAGGGCGATGATGAGCGGCTTGCGGTTCCGCCCAGGCGCA
It contains:
- the kstR2 gene encoding TetR family transcriptional regulator KstR2, coding for MERVAGQANSRRDELLGLAAVMFAERGLRATTVRDIADGAGILSGSLYHHFASKEEMVDELLRGFLDWLFARYREIVANEPNPLERLKGLFMASFEAIEHRHAQVVIYQDEAQRLSSQPRFSYLDERNKQQRKMWVDLLHQGIEEGYFRPDLDVDLVYRFIRDTTWVSVRWYQPGGPLTAQQVGQKYLAIVLGGIAKEGN
- the fadA6 gene encoding steroid 3-ketoacyl-CoA thiolase FadA6, with protein sequence MAGYSEAYVIDAVRTAVGKRGGGLAGVHPVDLGALGWRGLLDRVDVDPAAVDDVIAGCVDAIGGQAGNIARLSWLAAGYPEEVPGVTVDRQCGSSQQAISFGAQAIMSGTADLIVAGGMQNMSQIPISSAMTVGEQFGFTSPTNESKQWLHRYGDQEISQFRGSEMIAEKWNLSREEMEQYSLNSHERAFAAIRGGNFDNEILSVETETGAFRVDEGPRESSLEKMAGLKTLVEGGRLTAAMASQISDGASAVLLASEQAVKDHGLTPRARIHHISTRGADPVFMLTGPIPATRYALEKTGLSIDDIDTVEINEAFAPVVMAWLKEIKADPERVNPNGGAIALGHPLGATGAKLFTTMLNTLERIGGRYGLQTMCEGGGTANVTIIERL
- a CDS encoding PPE domain-containing protein, which translates into the protein MVNFAALPPEINSLQMLVGAGSAPLLQASTAWSGLADELSSAADSFTKLTANLAGQAWQGPAAEAMVAAAGPYSAFLKVASAKAHGKAAQAKVVAGEFEAARAAIIHPEAIAANRSAFVQLIRSNLLGLNAPAIAAVESIYDQFWAADVAALSSYHAGASAAAAQLAPWAAAIPGLENLGLGNNGTGNIGSGNLGNANIGNGNTGDANFGGGNRGNANLGSGNAGNGNTGLGNGGAGNIGLGNRGLSATTGNNIGMGNIGIGNAGIGNIGNANQGGGNTGNNNIGGGNTGNNNLGFGNTGNNNIGIGLTGDNQRGINLAGLLNSGSGNIGIGNSGNNNIGFFNSGNGNVGFFSSGINTADPGALNSIGFGNAGVGNIGFGNNGSGNFGFGNSGTLNTGIGNAGGYSTGFGNTGQVNTGFENSGNWNTGAENAGSANTGLWNSGNLNTGAGIITNSGATNSGFNNTGTNVSGFNNTAVGGGQMSGFFNSVSGGSAANNRVSGFFNNAVTGPLNGNPSGVLAGFTSGFFNMGTGLAGFFSITQLLKNI
- a CDS encoding fatty acid desaturase; translation: MSTVEQEQATSGSAATHALPDPGEAVPKLALPTIGIFLASLTAFVTCTVGYINGWSPWWVTIPVNAAVTFVMFTVVHDASHYSISSVRWVNGLMGRLAWLFVGPVVAFPSFGYIHIQHHRHSNDDDQDPDTFASHGKWWQLPLRWSMVEYFYLRYYLPRARSRPVIEVAETVLMMVLSLTGLAVAVATGNFWILLVVFLIPQRIGLTILAWWFDWLPHHGLEDTQRTNRYRATRNRVGAEWLFTPVLLSQNYHLVHHLHPSVPFYRYLRTWKRNEEAYLERNAAINTVFGQQLNPDEYREWKELNGRLSKLLPVRMPSRSSSPHAVLHRIPVASVDPITADSTLVTFAVPEDLQDAFRFEPGQHVTVVGAEGVRRNYSICAPATRAQLRIAVKHIPGGAFSTYVAEQLKAGDVLELMTPTGRFGTPLHPLHRKHYVGLVAGSGITPVLSIVATTLEIETESRFTLIYGNRTKESTMFRAELDRLESRYADRLEVLHVLSGESLHAPELRGRIDRDKLNLWLTGNLQPDHVDEWFICGPMEMTTAVRETLLEHRVDAERIHLELFHGFETGSAAQHSYESATVTFRLSGKQWTYDLTPGDSILEGALQVRDDAPYACMGGACGTCRAKLIEGNVEMDHNFALGQAELDAGYILTCQSHPTTPFVSVDYDA
- the ipdC gene encoding (3aS,4S,5R,7aS)-5-hydroxy-7a-methyl-1-oxo-octahydro-1H-indene-4-carboxyl-CoA dehydrogenase produces the protein MKLRTPLTELVGIEHPVVQTGMGWVAGARLVSATANAGGLGILASATMTLDELATAIGKVKAATDKPFGVNIRADAADAGDRVELMIREGVKVASFALAPKPELIARLKEAGAVVVPSIGAAKHARKVAGWGADAMIVQGGEGGGHTGPVATTLLLPSVLDAVKGTGIPVIAAGGFFDGRGLAAALSYGAAGVAMGTRFLLTSDSTVPDAVKRRYLESALDGTVVTTRVDGMPHRVLRTGLVEKLESGSRARGFTAAVRNAAKFKQMSQMSWRSMITDGLAMRHGKELTWSQVVMAANTPMLLKAGLVEGNTDAGVLASGQVAGILDDLPSCAELIESIVAEAIEHLQAASKLVE
- a CDS encoding DUF559 domain-containing protein, with translation MDWPFLGVEALAAGVIPERAMRTLYEPVYPGVYGAAGIELTAGQRAHAAWLWSRRRAVVAGNSAAALLGAKWVSPSLDAELVHDNRKPPPRIVVHSDTLAPHEVLTVEGITVTTPARTAFDIGRRTATRLHAVQRLDALVNATDLKVADVEAVIAEHRGARGLVRLRRILPLVDGGAESPQETRTRLALIDAGLPKPQTQVRVCGEYGYFVARVDMGYEELRVGIEYDGPQHWTDSDQRDRDIDRYTALADLGWKIVRVSSDLLRYREATFVSRVVAAMQAAGWRW